The Aureimonas mangrovi genome contains the following window.
TCGTCGTCGTCGATATGGTCGTGGCCAAGGAGGTGCAGAACCCCATGGACCACGAGATGGGTGAAATGATCGCGCGGGGCCTTGCCTTCGGCCGCAGCCTCGCGCTGCAGCGTCTCGCGCGCCAGGACGAGATCGCCCATCAGCGGGCCGGGTCGCTCGCCGACCTCGATCCGGCGCGGCGGGAAGGACAGGACGTTGGTGGGGGCATCCTTCTGCCGCCACTCTGCATTCAACTCGCGCACCGCCGCGTCGTCGGTCAGCGTGAC
Protein-coding sequences here:
- the ybeY gene encoding rRNA maturation RNase YbeY, whose product is MNDPSRTAAGPELLLVEECEGWPELLGADPEGLVEIALAATLRAHAMEDLRTEIGVTLTDDAAVRELNAEWRQKDAPTNVLSFPPRRIEVGERPGPLMGDLVLARETLQREAAAEGKAPRDHFTHLVVHGVLHLLGHDHIDDDEAERMEATEIAILAQLSIDDPYRVDEDDAAVAVP